From Deltaproteobacteria bacterium:
TTAGTAATAAAAGTTAATGGTATCTGGTACTGGAACGGCAGCACCGGTTTTTTTTAATATTTTCAATTGTTTTTCTAGCATAAATAATAATACTATAAGGTTATGCAGCTTGAGGTAAAAGGAACTTCGCTTTTAGCCACCAGGGATTTTGTAATGAAGAATTTCCAGCGCAGTATAGTGCCAGACGAACTTAACTATATGAAATAAAAGTGTATTTTATTGGCATCGAATTATGAAATAGCGACATAAGATCTTATTTGGGTACAAAGAGTTTAATAGACAGCTGACATTAGCGGTATGTATCGTACAATCAATACGTTCGGCAATAACCGAACGAACGAAACATTGCAAAGAGTTAATTGTGGCAAATATAGCAAAAATGACATTTTCTCAAGCTGCACAGCGTTTTGAAGACAGTGCTGGGCAAATTTGCCGACTCTATGGGGTAAATCCGTTATTAGGTAGGCTTTATGCGGTGTTATTTGTTGCTACAGAACCACTAAGTTTAACGCAGCTTTGTGAAAAGATGGGTACGGCGAAAAGTACTACGAGTGTAGTATTGCGTCGTCTTTTGTCTTTGCGTTTAGTGCGCCGATTACCTCCACGTTCTGATCGTAAAGATTATTATGAAGTCGTTGCCGACTTATGGTCAGTGTGGCGTGAGTGGAATCAACATTGGTTTCAGCCAGAAATCGCCATGTGGAAACGTTGCGCCGCAGAGATAAAAGAGTCTCTACAAGCAGAGGATGCTCCAGCTGCAAAAAGTAAAGAAATTTTAAATGATAGGCTTTCAATGCTTGATGAAATAGCTGTCTTATTTAATCAGTTTCTTGGGGTATTTCCTGAAAATGAACCAGGTGGCAGGCAGCAATCTGCAACTGTAACTATTGCCATCGAGCAGGAGTGATGGTGACACGAGTACTTTTAATTTCAGGTAAAGGTGGGGTCGGCAAAACAACAATTGCTGCGGCCAGTGCAGTTCGTGCAGCAGAATTGGGTCATAAGACGCTTCTACTTAGTGTAGATCGTGCCCACAATGTCGGCGATGTTTTAGGAATGAAGATTAGCAGTGAACCTACTAGCGTCACTAGTATTGCAAATCTTATGGCTCTAGAAGCTGACCCGCAAGTTGAATTACGTCGCCATTGGCATTCATTTACTGGTTACATTTCACGCTTTTTACAGTGGGCAGGCTTAGGTGGTACACAAGCTGATGAGACTTTAATTTTTCCTGGGCTTGAAGAATTATTAACTCTATCTCGTTTAAATGACTTAGTTGAATCGCAAGAGTTTGATTTAATTGTTGTTGATCTAGCGCCAACAGCTTCAAGTTTAAGGTTGCTAAGTTTTCCTGATCTTATGTCTGGGCCGTTTGCTCGTTTTGCTCGCTTTGAAAGAAAATTTCTTAAAGTTACGCGTGGAGCATTTGAACGTTTATCTAGTATGCCCGTTCCTGCAGATAGCATGTATGAAGCGTTTGAAGTTTTGGCTGCAAAACTAGGCCGTTTGCGCGATTTATTGATAAATCCAGAGCAGTGTTCAGTGCGATTAGTTGCCACCGCCGAGCGTATTGTAATCGAAGAAACACGCGCTGCCTTTAGTTTATTGTCTTTATTTGGACTATGTGTTGATTCAATTATACTAAATAGAATATTGCCTGAGCAAATGAACACAGGCTTTCTTGCAAAATGGATACTGGTGCAAAAACGTGAGCGAGAGCGTGCCGCTAGTTTATTTGTCGACTTATCTTTGCTTGAATTAGCTTGGCAAGAAGATGAAGTTATTGGAGCAACTGCATTAGCTCAAGCAGCAATTGAACTTTATGGTGACCGCGATCCGGTATCGGCCTTTATCAACCAACAAATGGTCAGATTTATAGAAAGCGATGAAGGCACCGTACTTGAATTAAGTTTGCATCAAAGAGATGTACGATCTGTTGATCTTAAACAACGTGGTGATGAATTAATTATCACCGCGGTAGGTTGGCGGCGCCAAATAACTTTGCCAAATTCATTAAGTGGACGCACAGTACGGTCAGCGCGTTTAAAAGACGGAATTTTACGAGTTATTTTTGCTTCCACTTAAGCACTAAGGAGTGGCTATGAATTTATTGGTAAAAATGGTTGCAATAGTAGTTGTAGTATTTGCTACGAATACTGCTAATGCTCAACCACCTCTCCCTTCAATAGATAAGGTAATAAATCATTTAAATGAATTATTTCGTTCCAACTCATCACAAGCACAGATAACAATGAAGGTAGTTACAGTTAACTTCAAGCGTGATTTAACCATACAATCTTGGACGCGTGGCAAAGACGATGCGTTGTTTGTTGTGCGTAAACCTGCACGTCAAGCTGGGCAAGCAACGCTGCGTACTAAAGATGGTTTATGGAGTTACGCACCTAGAGCTGATCGCTTAGTACGTATTCCCAATTCTCTTTTATCAGATAATTGGATGGGTAGTCATTTTACTAATGATGATTTAATGCGTGAGACCGATTTTACCGAAGATTACGATACCTCACTTACTTGGGTAAAAGAAAGTGGCAAACAATTTCTGCAAGCGATTCTTACACCAAAACCAAATGCCCCAGTGGTATGGAGTAGTATAAAATATATGCTCGAACCTAAAGATTATTTGCCGCTGCGAGCAGATTATATTGACGGTAATAAAATAATGCGAACTATGACATTTGAAAATCCGCAAGTAATTGATGGCAAGAGAGTACCATTAACAATGTTAATGGTACCTCTTGATAAACCAGGAGAATCTACACGCATCGATTATCAAGAATTAAAATTTAATATACCAGTGACAAGTACACTATTTACGCAACGAGGTTTGCGCCGGGAGGCAAAGCGATGATTCGCCTAGCATTACGTAACATAATTCGCAATCGTTGGCGTAGCGGTTTGACAGTTGCAGGTATCGCCGTGGCAGTAGCAATGTTAATTTGGTCAGAGTCGATGTTTGAAGCATTTATTGATGTAATGGTGGTGTCTACGACTAATCAGCTTGGTGATATAAGATTAGAAACCGAAGACCATGCCAAAGAAAGCACTATTTATGAAGCGTTTTTTGCTAATGATAATCTGCTAGCAGATATTAATGAAGCAAACGGTGTAAGAGCTGCAGCTCCACGTCTTTATAGTTTTGGTCTCTTAGGTAACGAGAAACATTCGCAAGCCGCTTTAATAATTGGCATAGATTCAAAAGCTGAAACTAGAGTTAGCGATTTACATGAAAAAATAATTGCCGGCTCTTTTATGCCAACAGACAAAAAAGACCCTGCAACAATAGGCAAAGATATTATTTTAGGCGATGCGTTAGCAAAACTTCTTTCAGTAAAAGTTGGAGATGAGTTAGTTGGTTTTCTGCAAGCTGCTAATGGTTCAATGAGTGATGATAAAATGCACGTTATTGGTATAGTGCATACAGGTATAAGTCAGCTTGACCGACAAGCTGCTTGGATGCGTATTACTGATGTTGCCTATTTAACGGCGCTTGATGGTCAGGTGCACGAAATAATCGTACGCATAAATAAAGGCGACGACTTAAATAAGACAGCGGCAGCTTTGCGTCAATCAATAGCAAAAGACAATGATGAGAAAATAATTGTACGCACTTGGGAACAACTCGCTCCTGATTTAAGTCAAATGATGGATGTATCACGTCTTTCAATGTGGGTACTTTATGGAATTGTATTTTTCATTGCGGCACTTGGTATTCTTAATACTCAGCGTATGACAGCACTAGAGCGTAAGCGTGAATTAGCAGTGATGATGGCAGTAGGGGCCACTCCTCAATATATGGTTATATTGATTGTATTAGAAACAATAATTCTTACCGGCTTAGGAGCAATAGCCGGATCCTTACTTGGTTGGGGGGCATCCGCATATCATGCCCATTTTGGGCTTAATATGGCAGCGTTTGGCTCAGAGAGTTATACCTACCAGGGGGTTGAATTTACTTCGCATCTTTATTTCGTGTTAAAAATTGAAATGATTTTTAAACCAGCGTTGTCAATTTTATTGGTTGCTTTGCTTTGCGCCTTATGGCCAGCAATAACTAGCGCCAGATTACATTTATCACATACAATTGCGGGGAGGTCATAATGTTTTACGAAATTCGTTTAGCCTGGCGTAACTTATGGCGGCATCGAACACGCACGATTATCTCTGGTATGGCTGTAAGCTTAAGTTTTGCGTCATTGCTTATATCATTTGGAGTTGCTGATGCAAACTATGTGCAATTACTTAGAGTAGCTATAAAAACTGCTGGTGGCAGTGTTTTAATTCATGCTGATGGATGGCAGCAAAGTCATGCTAATGATTTACTTATAACAAGCGCAGATCAAGTAACTGCAGCAGCAGAAACAATTAAAGGTGTAAGTTCTATTATACCACGGATTATCGTACAGGGGCTATTAACTTCATCGCGTGGTGCTGAGCCGGTACAATTATTTGGTATTGACTCGCCAGCACAAGCAAAGCTTTTAGATTTATCCCCATACATTATGAAAGGAAATTTTTTAGAAAAAGAAGATAAAAGAGCTTTAGTAATTGGTGAGAAATTAGCAAAAAAACTTGGAGTTAGTTTAGGCGATCGAATTGTAATGATGGCTAGTGATATTACTGGTGAACCAGCGCGTGCACTTTTTCGCGTCTCAGGTATTTTAGAACCGCGAGCTGGTATTGATACAGGTGTTGCGTTTACCTCTATAAACGCTGCTGCAGCTGCAATAGGCGCTAAAAAAGCTATTACTGAAATAGGTTTGGTGCTTGATGATGATACTCAACGAGCTAAGGTTATTAAGCAACTGCAAGGTCTATTAAATACACAAACACAATCGCTCGAATTTCTGCCATGGGAAAAAGCTTTACCTGATTTACTTGGCGCGATTCAGGCTGATAAGGCATTTGGCTGGTTATATGGCTTGTTGGTTTTTTTAATTATGGGTTTTGGTATTGCTAATACCTTTTTAATGTCAGTGCTCGAAAGGGTTAGAGAGTTAGGGTTGCTATCAGCACTTGGGTTAACTCCAATACGAACCATTCGATTAATTTTATATGAAGCTACAGTATTAACTGCGGTATCAGTTGTAATTGGTTATGCATTAGCTTTAGCAATGCATGGATATTTAAGCTCGATTGGTATTGATGTAGCCGCTATCTCTAACATGCAAATAGAATTAGCTGGGGTTACTATTGAAGATATGCATATTCGTAGTGTTATTGATCCGATGCGTTGGGGTTTAGGAGGAATAGGCGTAGTGCTTATTGTCTTGCTTAGCGCCTGCTATCCGGCAATGCGAGCAGCAAAATTAGATCCGATTATAGCCATGCGAACATATGAGTAAATGGAGAGAAAAAATGACAAATAACATTGTGATTAGAACTGAAAAATTATCTCGAATATATGAGCAAGGAATTATTGCAGTGCATGCATTGCAAGACGTTGATTTTATTTGCAAGCGTGGCGAGCTTATCGCCCTTGCTGGGGCTTCAGGTTCTGGTAAGTCAACGTTACTTAATTTAATCGGAACTCTCGACCATGCAACATCAGGCAAAATAATTATCGACAATAAAGAAGTAACTAGTATGCGTCGCGCTCAAGCTGCACGTTTTCGCCTTGGGCATGTGGGTTTTGTATTTCAAGCATACAATTTGATTCCAGTTTTTTCAGCCTTTGAAAATGCTGAATATACATTATTTTTGCAAGGAGTTCCGGCATCGCAACGTAGAGATATAGTTATGCCTTTGCTTGAACGAGTAGGTTTAAATGGTATGACTGATCGTCGTCCAAGTGAATTATCCGGTGGGCAGCAACAACGTGTCGCAGTTGTACGTGCCATAGCATCTAAACCAGATTTTGTGTTGGCCGATGAACCGACTGCAAATCTTGACAGTGAAAGCTCTAATTCATTGTTAAGATTATTTGAAGAGCTCAATCAACAAGAAGGTATAACCTTTATATTAGCTTCGCATGATACCCAAGTAATTGAGCGCGCGAAACGAATAGTTAGATTACGTGATGGTCGTATAATATCTGATGAATTAAAGGTAGCCGCTTAAATGCGTTGGTTTATTGGGCTTGTAGTATTGAGCGTGTTTGGGTTAGTAAGACCAGCCAGTGCGGCATTTGAAATTACTACTAATGATGATTTATCATTATCGTTAGGAGGATACGCGCGTTCACTAGGTGGTATACAGAAAATAGTATATATAGCACCAACAGGAGCACCTGTTGAGATTTTACCTAAAAACCATTATGGATTATCTGCAAATATTTTTCGCTTAGAATGGAAAGCCGCACTTATAGATAGATTTTCAGCTGAAATTCATCAGCGTTTGTTCTTGCGGGTTGTTAGCGAGTCGTCAGCATTAAACACAGCGCAATTGGGTATGGGTGCAAGTGCTAGACCGCAAAGAAAGTTAAATTTGCGCTCAAATATTTATAATGAAGATAAATTATTATTAGAACATGATATTGATCGTTTGGTAGTACGAGCAAATTGTGGCAACTTTGATATAAATATGGGACGTCAGGCAATTACTTGGGGTGAAGCACAGTTATTTACGACAACTGATATTTGGGCAACTTTTAGTCCATTTGAAATAGATACTACACAAAAAAGAGGAGTTGATGCCCTGCGAATTATCTATTCGCACTCTGATGCCATAGAGTTTGATGCAATTGTCGCTGATCGTGGCAATTTAAGTAATCTTTCAGGAGGAATGCGGTTATTATCTTATAATTCAATTGCTGATTTTTATTTGGCTGCTGCAAAAAATTGGCGTGACTTATTAGGTAGCCTTGGTGTTAGTACAACTATAAAAGATTTTAAATTGCGTGCAGAAATATCACAACCTTATAATATTGATAAAGAAAAATTTATTAGACCTAAAATATCTATGGGTTTTGATTGGCTGCATCCTGATTTTACTTTAACTTTAGAAACACATTATAATGGTAATGGGGTTAAGCGAACTGAAAAATATATTTGGTATCTTATGACTTCATCAACCATAAGCCACCAACAAGATTATTTATTAGGGCGTTGGTATGCTGGTAGTGCAGCTAGTTATAAAATATCTGAATTATTTTCATTAGCTGCAACTATAATGAGTAATTTACAAGATAAAAGTGTTATATTAAATGGTTCATTTACTTATTATATCACTCAAGAAACGGAGATATCAATAGGCGCATATCAAGGGGTGGGTAAGAAGATGCAAATAGCGCCGGTGCCACAATGGCATAGTGAATTTGGTAGTTATGGTAGCCAATATTATGTAGCAATGGCCAGCTTTTTTTAGGTAAAAGTAATCTTATGAACGATCAAGAACGACTACAAAAATTTTTAGGTGCAGAGCCACAAATTGATGCAACTGCATATATCGCCAGTAGTGCCACTATCGTTGGTGATGTACGCATTGGTCCGCATGCTAGCATTTGGTACAATTGTGTATTACGTGGTGACATAAATTCAATTGAGGTTGGTGAAGCTAGTAATATTCAAGATGGCTCAGTTGTACATTTGGCTGACGATTATGGGGTTAAGATTGGAGCCTATGTAACCATTGGTCACATGGCGATGATTCATGCCTGTTCGATAGCTGATGAATGTTTAATTGGTATGCATGCCACAATACTTGATGGGGCAGAAATAGGCGCACAATCAATAATTGGTGCACATGCATTAGTTACTCAGCATACAAAGATCCCACCTGGTTCGTTGGTATTAGGAATGCCAGCAAAGGTCGTACGACAATTAACCAAAGACGAAATTCTACAATTACACGTGATGGCAGAAAAATATATATTCATTGCTGCAGCACATAAGGCAAAATTTATTGCAGGAAAACAGTTTTTTTAACTATGTCGCATGCTTTTTAAAAATATACTAGTTTTTTATAATTTAAGACGCGATTTAAAAAAAAATGCTATTTAAGAGTCGAATGAGAAATAGGCGAATAATAACAGCTAATTACAAGGTTAAACAATACTCGCCGTGTATGTGAATAAATATATTGCTATAATAATAACGTGATTTGGTATTATTGATGGGCGTTTAAAAGGAGATTTTATGAGTGTTAAACCCAACACTCCATTTCAACCATGTGTGCTCGTTGTTGACGATGAGCCAATAATTCGCGAACTCTTTCGCGATATTTTATCTGAGCGAGGTATACAGTGTTTTTTGGTTGAAGATGGCAAGCAGGCCATTATGGCACTCGCAGAGCATTCGTTTGATCTTGTAATTGCCGATAAAAATTTACCGGTTGGGGTAAGTGGGTTAGATTTATTAAAGCAAATAAAAATTAAAAATATTGATTTAGATATCATTCTTGTTACTGCATACGCCGATACAGCAAGTGCAATTGAAGCAATTAGACATGGTGTATATGATTACATTGTAAAACCATTTGAATCAGATGAAGATGTTTGGCAACGTATTAATCGTGCACTTAACAAGCGTCGTTTGCGATTAGAGAATATTGAATTACTTGAGAAATTAAAAGCGACAAATCAAGAATTAGAAAATAAAGTTGCTGAACGCACCCGCCAACTCGAAGAGTTAACTCTTACGGATGATGTAACCGGTTTGCATAATCAAAGATTTCTTTATCAACGTCTTCCTGAAGAATGTATTAGAGCACATCGATATGGGCATTCACTCGCTTTGTTAATGATTGATATAGATAATTTTAAATTAGTTAATGATAGTCATGATCATATTTTTGGCAGCAACGTTTTGCAGAGAATCGGCGAGTTAATGCTAGAAAACGTACGAAGTACAGATATTTGTGTACGATATGGCGGAGATGAATATTGCATTATTTTGCCAGAAACAGATCTTGCTAGCGCAGCATTAGTCGCAGAACGATTACGTAAAAATATTTCGAGTTATAATGTTGGTAATTCTGTTGATACTTACTTCGTTACAATTTCAATAGGAGTTATAGAATTATTAGAAAGTAGTGTTGATGATGCTAAAGCTTTATTACAAATAGCTGATCGTGCACTATATACTGCTAAAAACCATGGGCGTAATTGTGTAATGATATATTGTCAAGAACAAATTGTAGATACAAAAAGCTATTCTAATAAATAAAAGTTATTGGGTAAACCATTTATGTACAAAGGGTTTTTAAATCTGGAATAATTTTGATGATACGGAGCAAGTGAAAGAATGCGTAAAGAGGCATGCGATTTCACGCTCTTTAGCGATATTTTGGTTATAGTAATTTGTATCACTATAATATTAATACTTATGCAGAAAGTATTTGCTCAAGATATTGTCGATTTAACATCAAAGAATTCAAAGCTAATAATAGGTAGTCTAGAATATCGCAATAATGAAGTTCGGCGGCGTTTTAATGGTTCAGTAATTTGGGATAAATTAATAACAGGTAGAAATTTATATTCTAAAGATGCAGTTTATATTGGCCCAAAATCAAGTGCGGTATTAAAGTTTAATGATGGTGCACAAATTACCCTGAACGAGAAGTCTCTCGCTATAATAGATCTGGCAGCAAAAAAAAACCGATCTCCTGAAATTAAATTATACTCCGGGAGTGCGTTGGGAAAGACTACTGCGAAATCAATGGCCATAAAAACTAGTTCTGGTGATTTGGTTATCGATAATAAAAGTAGTGGCAAAGTACGAGTAGATTCTAAAAATGACATTTATTTTAATGTACGTGAAGGCAAAGGTATAATACATAGCAAAGCTGGAGATGAACAAAAGCTAATTGCTGGGCAATATAGTAAAATTGATTCTCATAGTAACCATATAGGTAATATTAGTTACCAAACAATTGAATTAGTAGAACCTGCCGAACAGAAATATTTTTATACAAGTTCTGGCAAAGAAAGTATTACTTTTAAGTGGCAATCCAAAAAAACACCACAGGTTAAAAAATTTATTTTTGAGGTAAGCTCAGACCCGCAATTTGAAAAAATTTCACATCGATATCATGTAAAAGAAAATGAATATAATTTAAATTTAGATGCAGGGATTTATTATTGGCGTATCGTTAATGACTTATCAGATATAGTGGAGCAAAGCGAAGAACGTCAATTTACTATTTTTCATGACGTTGCTCCAATAATATATTATCCGTTAGCAGAAGTGGCTATTGATAAAAATGAGATGATTACGATTGCATGGGCAGGATCAAGACATGCTTCGTCATATATCGTTCAAATTAGTGCAGCAGAAAAATTAGATAAGGTATTAGTTGAGCTAAATTCCGTACATGCAAACATAACTATAGATAATATATTTAAAGTTGGTAGGTATTGTGCGCGGGTACGTAATGATGATGATCATCATTATTCACCATGGTCCAACAATAATTGCTTTCGTATTATTGATAGCCCTCTATTAGAAGCTCCAAAAGTTTTTCAGCCTCGCCGTGAGCTGGTACCACCAAAAAAAGAAATAAAGAAACCAATGGGTTTCATCTTTTGGCAACTTATTGGTTCTATAGCTTATGCACAAGCATCAACACAAAGTGCGATTGTTTTACGTTGGGAGCCTATTGCAAAAGCTCGTGCTTATATAGTGGAAATTGCCGAGGATAGCTTTTTTAAAAAACTTATAATTAAAGAAAAAGTACAAAGCACATTTTATCAATGGCCGGTAATTGCCAGAAAAAACTATTATTGGAGAGTTCGTGGTGTTGATAGTAAGGGCCAAGAAGGCATACCGAGTGCCCCCAATTTAATAAGAACTGATTATATTGCAACACCTGAAATACTTTCTCCTGAAAATAATAAGCAATATTTATCGAGGGGAAAAGCGCCCAAAATAAATCTTCGTTGGAAAGGCTCTGATCTTTTACGTGCATATAAACTACAAATTGCAAGTGATACAGAATTTAAGCATTTAATAATTAATGAAATTCTCGATATAACTGAGTATAATTTCATACCTGCAAAGCTTGGTCTATATTATTGGAAAGTAATCGGGATTGCCTTGGATGGCAAAGATACACAGGCAAGTGAGAGCAGAGAAATATTGGTAATGCCAAAACCACCAGAAATAATAGCGCCTAAAACTAATCAAACAATCATATGTAATGATGAAAACCAAAAAATAAATATAGAGTGGATTGCAAAGAACATAAATGATTATGAAATAGAAATAGCAAATGATGAAATATTTAAAAATATATTGCAGCATTCAATTTCAGCTAACCATATTATTAGTTTTGCGCCAAATGGTTATGGGAAATATTATGCGCGAGTCAAAGGAAAGAAACCAAGATCAGATTGGAGTAAAACGACAGTTGTAGTATTTCAACCAAAACCTCCTGAATTATTAGTCCCATCAATTGAATATAGGTATGAATTAAATAGTGAAAATCAAAGTGTTGAATTTAGCTGGGAATCGGTAGCTAAAGCCACAGGCTATGAAATATCGGTTTTTAAAATCTTACCTAATAAGGCAGCATTAATTTGTAAACAACAAGTACCTACACCTACAGCGCAATGCGAAAAATTTAGCGAAGGTGTCTATGATTGGTCAGTCCGTACTATAGCTAATGATAACATCTCAAATCCATCAGCTACGCGAAGATTTTATTTGCAAACCAGCAAACCTATAACTGAAAAGCAATATACTGCAGAAGATTCTTTAGATATAAGTAATGACAATATTCAACTAAATAGTTTAGCAAATGAAGAAAAGATTAAATTATTTATTTCACTAAAATTTGGAGTTATTACTAATTTTGGTGAAGTATTAACGCCAATTGTCGGGGGAGAAATAAACTATCAATTATCTTATTTGCAAAACCGTTTAAGTGCAGATTTAGGGATTAGTTATCTTAGAGACACAATCAATAAAAAGACGCAAGATAATCAATTAGAAATTAAGGCGCAAATACAAACTATACCTATTGAATTTGCACTCAATTATCTCATTTATAATGTTAAAGAAATCGATATATTAACAGGCATAGGTATTTCTATTTTTACAAATCAAGTTGAATTAAGGGCTTCTAATCAGCCAAAAATATTTAAAACTAGTTTAGCATTTGGTGGATATGGAGTGATTACTGGAGAAACAAAATTTGGTAAAGGAAATATATTTTTAAAAATGTCTTATGTGATGTCTAATCATATAAAAAACGAATTAAATGAAATTAGCTATACTGGATTAATTCTCTGTTTGGGTTATCGAATCGGCGTTTGGTAAACACATGTACAAATTAGTGAGAAAATGTTTTATTTATATTGCCATAAATAGTTTAGCTTGTGTTAATACTAATTCTATCGCTCCGAAAATAGATTCAATTGTACCAAACAATTGCGAAATTGGGCAAGAAGTTGAAATAACAATTAATGGTAAATTTTATTATCAAACATTTGTTAGTTTCGATAATAAGGATAATAGTAAAATTTCAACTAACTTTTCAGTATGGATCGGTGAAATAGAATTAACGCAAGTATATTATAAAAATTATAACACATTAACCGCAATAGTGCCGGCATTCTTAAATGAAGGTACATATGATATCACGGTAATAGACCCTGATGGAAGAATAGCTATTTTAAAGTCATCATTTGATGTTGTGTCTAACATTAGTACGTGTATCGACGATGACGAGGACGGATTTTGTATTTCGCAAGACTGTGATGATAATCCTTCAAAATGTGGAGTAAATTGTAACCCTGAACAACTTGAAATT
This genomic window contains:
- a CDS encoding gamma carbonic anhydrase family protein, translating into MNDQERLQKFLGAEPQIDATAYIASSATIVGDVRIGPHASIWYNCVLRGDINSIEVGEASNIQDGSVVHLADDYGVKIGAYVTIGHMAMIHACSIADECLIGMHATILDGAEIGAQSIIGAHALVTQHTKIPPGSLVLGMPAKVVRQLTKDEILQLHVMAEKYIFIAAAHKAKFIAGKQFF
- a CDS encoding ArsA family ATPase, which produces MTRVLLISGKGGVGKTTIAAASAVRAAELGHKTLLLSVDRAHNVGDVLGMKISSEPTSVTSIANLMALEADPQVELRRHWHSFTGYISRFLQWAGLGGTQADETLIFPGLEELLTLSRLNDLVESQEFDLIVVDLAPTASSLRLLSFPDLMSGPFARFARFERKFLKVTRGAFERLSSMPVPADSMYEAFEVLAAKLGRLRDLLINPEQCSVRLVATAERIVIEETRAAFSLLSLFGLCVDSIILNRILPEQMNTGFLAKWILVQKRERERAASLFVDLSLLELAWQEDEVIGATALAQAAIELYGDRDPVSAFINQQMVRFIESDEGTVLELSLHQRDVRSVDLKQRGDELIITAVGWRRQITLPNSLSGRTVRSARLKDGILRVIFAST
- a CDS encoding ABC transporter ATP-binding protein; translated protein: MTNNIVIRTEKLSRIYEQGIIAVHALQDVDFICKRGELIALAGASGSGKSTLLNLIGTLDHATSGKIIIDNKEVTSMRRAQAARFRLGHVGFVFQAYNLIPVFSAFENAEYTLFLQGVPASQRRDIVMPLLERVGLNGMTDRRPSELSGGQQQRVAVVRAIASKPDFVLADEPTANLDSESSNSLLRLFEELNQQEGITFILASHDTQVIERAKRIVRLRDGRIISDELKVAA
- a CDS encoding outer membrane lipoprotein-sorting protein, with protein sequence MNLLVKMVAIVVVVFATNTANAQPPLPSIDKVINHLNELFRSNSSQAQITMKVVTVNFKRDLTIQSWTRGKDDALFVVRKPARQAGQATLRTKDGLWSYAPRADRLVRIPNSLLSDNWMGSHFTNDDLMRETDFTEDYDTSLTWVKESGKQFLQAILTPKPNAPVVWSSIKYMLEPKDYLPLRADYIDGNKIMRTMTFENPQVIDGKRVPLTMLMVPLDKPGESTRIDYQELKFNIPVTSTLFTQRGLRREAKR
- a CDS encoding ABC transporter permease gives rise to the protein MFYEIRLAWRNLWRHRTRTIISGMAVSLSFASLLISFGVADANYVQLLRVAIKTAGGSVLIHADGWQQSHANDLLITSADQVTAAAETIKGVSSIIPRIIVQGLLTSSRGAEPVQLFGIDSPAQAKLLDLSPYIMKGNFLEKEDKRALVIGEKLAKKLGVSLGDRIVMMASDITGEPARALFRVSGILEPRAGIDTGVAFTSINAAAAAIGAKKAITEIGLVLDDDTQRAKVIKQLQGLLNTQTQSLEFLPWEKALPDLLGAIQADKAFGWLYGLLVFLIMGFGIANTFLMSVLERVRELGLLSALGLTPIRTIRLILYEATVLTAVSVVIGYALALAMHGYLSSIGIDVAAISNMQIELAGVTIEDMHIRSVIDPMRWGLGGIGVVLIVLLSACYPAMRAAKLDPIIAMRTYE
- a CDS encoding MarR family transcriptional regulator, which codes for MANIAKMTFSQAAQRFEDSAGQICRLYGVNPLLGRLYAVLFVATEPLSLTQLCEKMGTAKSTTSVVLRRLLSLRLVRRLPPRSDRKDYYEVVADLWSVWREWNQHWFQPEIAMWKRCAAEIKESLQAEDAPAAKSKEILNDRLSMLDEIAVLFNQFLGVFPENEPGGRQQSATVTIAIEQE
- a CDS encoding ABC transporter permease; translated protein: MIRLALRNIIRNRWRSGLTVAGIAVAVAMLIWSESMFEAFIDVMVVSTTNQLGDIRLETEDHAKESTIYEAFFANDNLLADINEANGVRAAAPRLYSFGLLGNEKHSQAALIIGIDSKAETRVSDLHEKIIAGSFMPTDKKDPATIGKDIILGDALAKLLSVKVGDELVGFLQAANGSMSDDKMHVIGIVHTGISQLDRQAAWMRITDVAYLTALDGQVHEIIVRINKGDDLNKTAAALRQSIAKDNDEKIIVRTWEQLAPDLSQMMDVSRLSMWVLYGIVFFIAALGILNTQRMTALERKRELAVMMAVGATPQYMVILIVLETIILTGLGAIAGSLLGWGASAYHAHFGLNMAAFGSESYTYQGVEFTSHLYFVLKIEMIFKPALSILLVALLCALWPAITSARLHLSHTIAGRS
- a CDS encoding diguanylate cyclase: MSVKPNTPFQPCVLVVDDEPIIRELFRDILSERGIQCFLVEDGKQAIMALAEHSFDLVIADKNLPVGVSGLDLLKQIKIKNIDLDIILVTAYADTASAIEAIRHGVYDYIVKPFESDEDVWQRINRALNKRRLRLENIELLEKLKATNQELENKVAERTRQLEELTLTDDVTGLHNQRFLYQRLPEECIRAHRYGHSLALLMIDIDNFKLVNDSHDHIFGSNVLQRIGELMLENVRSTDICVRYGGDEYCIILPETDLASAALVAERLRKNISSYNVGNSVDTYFVTISIGVIELLESSVDDAKALLQIADRALYTAKNHGRNCVMIYCQEQIVDTKSYSNK